One window from the genome of Dermacentor silvarum isolate Dsil-2018 chromosome 5, BIME_Dsil_1.4, whole genome shotgun sequence encodes:
- the LOC119452308 gene encoding uncharacterized protein LOC119452308 produces the protein MCNRRGWQETTQQLAAAEMLLQATDVILVVAAAGFLFCWPVNSADMGWDAVSVKNGKCQYKGKEIPRGSHVDVEHPCERWKCELTEDLVLFLGCGFSEVQAPCKTVKGTGVYPKCCPKPVCPSHHGR, from the exons ATGTGCAATCGTCGGGGGTGGCAAGAAACTACTCAGCAGCTGGCGGCTGCAGAGATGCTACTCCAGGCCACGGACGTGATACTGGTCGTGGCCGCGGCTGGTTTCCTCTTTTGCTGGCCGGTCAACTCAGCCGACATGGGATGGGACGCGGTGAGCGTTAAGAACG GAAAGTGCCAGTACAAGGGCAAGGAAATTCCGCGGGGAAGTCACGTGGACGTGGAGCACCCTTGCGAACGCTGGAAATGTGAGCTCACCGAGGACCTAGTGCTGTTCTTGGG GTGCGGTTTTTCAGAAGTGCAGGCGCCGTGTAAGACCGTCAAAGGAACCGGGGTGTACCCGAAGTGCTGTCCCAAACCGGTGTGCCCAAGTCATCATGGCCGGTGA